A portion of the Hydractinia symbiolongicarpus strain clone_291-10 chromosome 10, HSymV2.1, whole genome shotgun sequence genome contains these proteins:
- the LOC130662823 gene encoding putative uncharacterized protein DDB_G0277255, which translates to MDLWCGPDTLVNRMKFTKKAVSQMRCRFAQFAKFSDIKARVILQFYFLSFVFYIFNVPYIRKIGSLDRRLKHDKKHTKRQNTHKAKYHHKKQKLRNSLFHLQNRLKDVQSSKRTFPLNVNLTNWQNVPYMDQNHIYATIAPANTDEVNPIKRSFRTQNWANKAKNGNFKSTSSNFNGKSSWTSSYLPGGSATSSYNGGSMKGNSAGSGYKGKQFGGGISTKLSGFNGGSRTGTSTGSGYKGKQFDGRVSAFDYGGGSSGGLSGGFMKGISVGSDYKGKQFGSGLSGANVSSMAGTSAHSNYKNKQPNGTFSAGLSGADGAMNKISSSSDYKKNGSSISEGRFAAGKVNSLTGSSLRGKYSKGDALFRPRPKLKTAFGSSTSQGQRPQMYLSGSSKEASIGQNNSSLNKGDGAQNTNSKQPQNSQQQPPNQQQQPQNQKQQPQQNPQQQPQNQQQQPNKQQQKQQQLQPQNQQNPQQHQKQKQQQPQNQQQQSQNQQQQQPQKNPQLQPQNQQQQPQNQQHQPQNQQQQPQNQQQQQQQQQQQSPNDYEAQPEVIYTPKEKPKCGNLCNTKVFCEKGCDENSKCIKDCKPADQSNEEKQQSQSDGNKSKQNKPSDEKKPKQNKPSGKEGGKNKNACKGEDCQATPTKKPQCKSSSNSEECDIEPETLKAQQNKISKLPNDVAVITTKKPRPKTTTTPKPTKIPNELLPKTTMSSQEAQLGKDLEIESDTLKNQLDNNFAVQPTQPTPVNPIQNKPTLQNLNKTMPVSKPLARPPLNTPLDNLQPGENIQTSPDNPLPDVVYTPGNGRQEGPNNPRPGIIYSPPMTENTNENKGNPSDNKRPNRPHVKLPPENPSPECDKAPCAVLSTSEDDNKNCQKPPCAFLPSKELNNGNCQKPPCAFLPSKELKNGDCQKPPCAFLPSKELNNGNCQKPPCAIVPSKELNNGDCQKPPCAFLPSEESNNQECQTPPCAILSSKNKDKQIPSKESVKSSNKTPPNNNSKENPVPDNSEENSKPNSKEDNRDENEPNQNTNDVSSNNGSPNNGNNSENPGNQNDKNDPKDSNQNVDEPSSGSDSNKNPQKPSENTSTSNDDSSNGNKPLNDQSSDGKNNPNNNSKNEDSEDSNNGNNSENTSPNNNNKKVSESNNPNGQSTNDNSDSSNNRNSKKPDQSSRNNDGTPNESWDSNKNDGDSNKNKGDSNETNANPNKNDDSNNNKGDTNKDDGDSNKNKGDSNKDDGDSNNNNKGESNEGLNTNDGGSNKNEKGPNKNDGNLNKFDGASDENTGDSNKNNGGSDKNDGGSNKANASPNKNEDSNNNKEELNGDGKGTNKNDGYSNELDRDSNKSNGDSNKNNGGSDKNNGGSAKTNASPNKNDDFNNNKGESNGDDKGANKNDGNSNKLDGDSNKNNGDSNKNNGKSNGGSNKIKGSNDNNGSSNENDGSNKNDGDDDKNNGGSKSDGDKSTKESNKNKDAGKSDHNSKNKKDENQKATNEKNKNEQTHNVKPPTNPKPTNKPGVLTKPTQPSNQKLTTEKPCKYGQCTNSGFIFSIFSQNLSVS; encoded by the exons ATGGATTTATGGTGTGGTCCTGATACCTTGGTTAACAGGATGA aatttacCAAAAAAGCTGTATCGCAAATGAGATGCCGATTTGCGCAATTCGCGAAGTTTTCTGATATTAAAG caagGGTGATTCTCCAATTTTATTTtctcagttttgttttttatatatttaatgtGCCCTACATTAGAAAG ATTGGATCGTTAGATAGGCGTTTGAAGCACGATAAAAAGCACACAAAAAGACAAAACACACACAAAGCAAAATACCATCACAAAAAACAGAAACTTCGAAACAGTTTGTTTCACCTTCAAAATCGTCTTAAAGATGTCCAATCAAGTAAGAGAACTTTTcctttaaatgtaaatttaacAAATTGGCAAAATGTTCCATATATGGACCAAAACCACATTTATGCAACGATTGCACCAGCTAACACCGATGAAGTAAATCCTATTAAACGAAGTTTTAGAACACAAAATTGGGCAAACAAGGCGAAGAATGGGAATTTTAAATCCACCTCTTCAAATTTTAATGGCAAATCGTCTTGGACTTCCTCTTATTTACCTGGAGGATCTGCTACATCTTCTTATAATGGAGGTTCTATGAAAGGAAACTCTGCTGGCTCAGGCTATAAGGGAAAACAATTTGGTGGTGGAATCTCAACTAAACTTTCCGGCTTTAACGGAGGATCAAGGACAGGAACCTCTACTGGATCAGGTTATAAAGGAAAACAATTTGATGGCAGAGTTTCGGCTTTTGACTACGGTGGAGGCTCTAGTGGAGGCTTAAGTGGAGGTTTTATGAAAGGAATCTCTGTGggatcagattataaaggaaaACAGTTTGGTAGTGGACTTTCAGGAGCCAATGTAAGTTCTATGGCAGGAACCTCTGCTCATTCAAATTATAAGAATAAACAACCTAATGGCACGTTTTCAGCTGGTCTTTCTGGTGCAGATGGTGCTATGAATAAAATCTCCAGCAGTTCAGATTATAAGAAGAACGGATCTTCCATCTCTGAAGGACGCTTTGCTGCTGGTAAGGTCAATTCTCTTACGGGATCGTCACTTAGAGGAAAGTACAGTAAAGGAGATGCACTGTTCAGACCTCGTCCGAAATTAAAAACAGCATTTGGAAGCTCAACGTCTCAGGGACAAAGACCTCAAATGTACTTGTCAGGCAGCTCCAAAGAAGCATCAATAGGTCAAAATAATTCATCATTAAATAAAGGAGATGGTGCACAAAACACTAATAGTAAA caaccacAAAACTCACAACAGCAACCAccaaaccaacaacaacaacctcaAAACCAAAAACAACAGCCTCAACAAAACCCACAACAGCAACCTCAAAACCAACAACAGcaaccaaacaaacaacaacaaaaacaacagcaattGCAACCACAAAACCAACAAAATCCACAacaacatcaaaaacaaaaacaacagcagCCACAAAACCAACAACAGCAATCACAAAACCAACAACAGCAACAGCCACAAAAAAACCCACAACTACAACCACAAAATCAGCAACAACAACCACAAAACCAACAACATCAACCACAAAACCAACAACAGCAACCAcaaaaccaacaacaacaacaacaacaacaacaacagcagagTCCCAACGATTATGAAGCGCAACCGGAAGTGATATACACACCCAAAGAGAAACCCAAGTGTGGCAATCTATGCAACACTaaagttttttgtgaaaaaggaTGTGACGAGAATTCCAAATGTATTAAAGACTGTAAACCAGCTGACCAATCAAATGAGGAAAAACAACAAAGTCAATCCGAtggaaacaaatcaaaacaaaataaaccatCTGATGAAAAGaaaccaaaacaaaataaaccatCTGGGAAGGAAGGAGGAAAGAATAAAAACGCATGTAAGGGTGAAGACTGCCAAGCCACACCAACAAAGAAACCTCAATGTAAAAGCAGTAGTAACAGTGAGGAGTGTGATATTGAACCTGAAACATTAAAAGcgcaacaaaacaaaatatcaaaGCTACCAAACGATGTCGCAG ttatcaCAACAAAAAAGCCACGCCCAAAAACAACAACCACGCCCAAACCAACAAAAATTCCCAACGAGTTGCTCCCTAAGACAACTATGAGTAGCCAAGAAGCTCAGCTTGGGAAAGATCTTGAAATCGAATCTGATACGTTAAAAAATCAACTTGATAATAACTTTGCTGTGCAGCCTACACAACCTACACCAGTCAACCCAATCCAGAATAAACCAACATTGCAAAATCTTAACAAAACAATGCCTGTTAGTAAACCTTTGGCACGACCACCATTAAACACACCACTAGATAATTTACAACCAGGAGAAAATATTCAAACTTCACCTGACAATCCGCTGCCAGATGTTGTTTATACGCCAGGTAATGGAAGACAAGAGGGACCAAATAATCCTAGACCTGGAATTATCTACTCTCCACCGATGACAGAAaacacaaatgaaaacaaaggGAATCCATCGGATAATAAAAGGCCCAATAGGCCACATGTAAAATTACCGCCAGAAAATCCCTCGCCAGAATGCGACAAGGCGCCATGTGCAGTATTATCGACGTCTGAAGACGATAACAAAAATTGCCAGAAACCACCATGTGCATTCCTACCATCAAAGGAACTAAATAATGGCAATTGCCAGAAACCACCATGTGCATTCCTACCATCAAAAGAACTAAAAAATGGTGATTGTCAGAAACCACCATGTGCATTCCTACCATCAAAAGAACTAAATAATGGCAATTGCCAGAAACCACCATGTGCAATTGTACCATCAAAAGAACTAAATAATGGCGATTGCCAGAAACCACCATGCGCATTCCTACCATCAGAGGAATCAAATAATCAAGAGTGTCAGACACCACCATGTGCAATTCTGTCTTCtaaaaacaaagacaaacaaATCCCTTCCAAGGAGAGCGTCAAATCGAGCAACAAAACACCGCCAAATAATAACAGTAAAGAAAATCCTGTACCGGACAATTCTGAAGAAAATAGTAAACCTAATAGTAAAGAGGATAACAGAGACGAAAACGAGCCTAACCAAAACACGAATGACGTCAGTAGCAACAATGGCAGCCCGAATAATGGCAATAACAGTGAAAACCCCGGTAATCAGAATGACAAAAATGATCCCAAGGATAGTAATCAGAATGTAGATGAACCTAGCAGTGGAAGCGATAGTAACAAAAATCCACAAAAGCCAAGTGAAAATACTTCAACTTCTAATGACGATTCCAGTAATGGCAACAAACCACTTAACGACCAAAGTTCTGACGGCAAGAATAACCCTAATAATAATTCCAAAAATGAAGACTCTGAGGACTCAAATAACGGGAATAATAGTGAAAATACATctccaaataataataataaaaaggtaTCTGAATCCAATAATCCCAACGGTCAATCTACCAATGATAATAGCGATTCATCAAACAATAGAAACTCTAAAAAACCTGACCAATCCTCGCGAAACAATGATGGAACACCAAATGAGAGTTGGGATTCAAATAAAAATGACGGAGACTCTAATAAAAATAAGGGAGATTCAAATGAAACCAATGCAAATCCAAATAAAAATGACGATTCAAATAATAATAAGGGAGATACTAACAAAGATGATGGagattcaaataaaaataaaggagaTTCTAACAAAGATGATGGAgattctaataataataataagggaGAATCGAATGAAGGTTTAAATACAAACGATGGAGGTTCAAATAAAAACGAGAAAGGTCCAAATAAAAATGAtggaaatttaaataaatttgacgGAGCCTCTGATGAAAATACCGGagattcaaataaaaataatggcgGTTCAGATAAAAATGATGGCGGTTCAAATAAAGCTAATGCAAGTCCAAACAAAAATGAAGATTCTAATAATAATAAGGAAGAATTAAATGGAGACGGTAAAGgtacaaataaaaatgatgGATATTCAAATGAACTTGACAGAGACTCTAATAAAAGTAACGGagattcaaataaaaataatggcgGTTCAGATAAAAATAATGGCGGTTCAGCTAAAACCAATGCAAGTCCAAACAAAAATGacgattttaataataataagggaGAATCCAATGGAGACGATAAAGGTGCAAACAAAAATGATGGAAATTCAAATAAACTTGACGGAGACTCCAACAAAAATAATGGagattcaaataaaaataatggaaaatCTAATGGAGGCTCAAATAAGATCAAAGGTTCAAATGACAATAACGGAAGTTCAAATGAAAACGAtg gttcaaataaaaatgatggAGATGATGATAAAAATAATGGAGGTTCAAAAAGTGATGGAGATAAAAGTACTAAAGaatctaataaaaataaagatgctGGTAAGTCTGATCACAATTCCAAGAACAAGAAAGATGAAAATCAGAAAGCGACGaatgaaaagaataaaaatgaacAAACTCACAATGTGAAACCTCCAACCAATCCAAAACCTACAAATAAACCTGGAGTATTAACAAAACCTACTCAACCatcaaatcaaaaattaacGACAGAAAAACCATGTAAATATGGACAATGCACAAACTcgg gttttatttttagtattttctcACAAAATCTGTCTGTCAGTTGA
- the LOC130612622 gene encoding homeobox protein B-H2-like, which produces MDDLEATRNNICNEEHVEELDASNDVNFSSDITLTSTETLSSIRNRQSSFSIDSILSHKMLSRHNRSKFTLKYDPLNKRILKKETFNEMRNENTSSETTEGQCEIDKNNNNVERFLNQVSQGYGNGKNERRSYSRELLNYSEYLSCSCSTCRSKQRRRYLTDYSKSDVIRVGYFDNDFHRDKHLYNERKHAREEDFSHRNLSFHSQNDDDDVRYSKRRRTIFTANQLERLEYEFQQQQYIVGQERRFLARELGLNEVQVKVWFQNRRIKWRKFAHGYFGGEQGTVISETDEKN; this is translated from the exons ATGGACGATTTAGAagcaacaagaaataacatctgCAATGAAGAACACGTAGAAGAGCTGGACGCATCAAATGATGTAAATTTCTCATCAGACATTACTCTTACGTCAACTGAGACCCTATCATCAATTCGAAATCGTCAGTCTTCCTTTTCCATTGACTCAATTTTATCTCATAAAATGCTCAGTCGACATAATCGGAGTAAATTTACCTTGAAGTATGatccgctgaataaaaggattttaaaaaaagagacatTCAATGAAATGCGTAACGAAAATACATCTAGTGAAACGACCGAGGGACAAtgtgaaattgacaaaaataacaataatgtgGAGCGATTTTTAAACCAAGTAAGCCAAGGCTACGGAAATGGTAAAAATGAAAGGAGATCTTACTCAAGGGAGCTTTTGAACTATAGTGAATACTTATCGTGTAGTTGCTCGACATGTCGATCAAAACAACGACGACGTTATCTCACAGATTATTCAAAGTCGGATGTAATTCGTGTTGGTTACTTTGATAATGATTTTCACCGAGATAAGCATCTATACAACGAAAGAAAACACGCTAGAGAGGAAG ACTTTTCACATCGCAATCTCTCCTTCCATTCACAAAATGACGACGACGACGTCCGATACAGCAAACGACGTCGAACAATTTTTACGGCAAATCAATTAGAAAGGCTGGAATATgaatttcaacaacaacaatacaTCGTTGGGCAAGAACGTCGATTTTTAGCGAGAGAACTTGGCTTAAACGAAGTTCAAGTAAAAGTATGGTTTCAAAATCGTCGAATAAAGTGGCGGAAATTTGCGCATGGTTATTTTGGTGGTGAACAGGGTACTGTTATAAGTGAAACTGAcgagaaaaattga